A region from the Variovorax sp. RKNM96 genome encodes:
- a CDS encoding transporter yields MSAFHDLAAQSYGGDEAGLICGYLFDAAAPEPARSIDSAQAAAWLGAQPEDTVVDDGSGAYVWLHFNLSHAQAERWLVRHANLSDTFYETLHDGLPSTRIERADDSLIAVINDVHFEFSFEPSDISTLWISVGPRLVVTARAKPLRSVDALRTAVKAGDAPRSSTELLEHLLRAQADVLVKIVRGVTSRIDHIEDELLAGRLDHKRARLGVLRRLLVRLQRLLAPEPAALFRLLQGPPSWMSEPDAQELRGSTEEFSVVLRDMQALQERIKLLQEEIAANVNEDNNRSLFVLTVVTVLALPINILAGLFGMNVGGIPLAEHKHGFWIVVAIVASFTAVAAWAAFRKKR; encoded by the coding sequence TTGTCGGCATTCCATGATCTCGCCGCCCAGTCCTATGGCGGCGACGAAGCCGGGCTGATCTGCGGCTACCTGTTCGACGCCGCGGCGCCGGAGCCCGCGCGGTCCATCGATTCGGCGCAGGCGGCGGCTTGGCTCGGTGCGCAGCCCGAAGACACCGTTGTCGATGACGGCAGCGGCGCCTACGTGTGGCTGCACTTCAATCTGAGCCACGCGCAAGCGGAGCGCTGGCTCGTGCGGCACGCGAATCTCTCCGACACCTTCTACGAGACGCTGCACGACGGCCTGCCCTCCACGCGCATCGAGCGTGCCGACGATTCGCTGATCGCGGTCATCAACGACGTGCACTTCGAGTTCAGCTTCGAGCCCTCGGACATCTCCACGCTGTGGATCAGCGTGGGCCCGCGCCTCGTGGTCACGGCGCGCGCGAAGCCGCTGCGCTCGGTCGATGCGCTGCGCACGGCTGTGAAGGCGGGCGATGCGCCGCGTTCCAGCACCGAACTGCTCGAGCATCTGTTGCGCGCGCAGGCCGATGTGCTGGTGAAGATCGTGCGCGGCGTCACCTCGCGCATCGACCACATCGAAGACGAACTGCTCGCCGGCCGGCTCGACCACAAGCGCGCGCGTCTCGGTGTACTGCGACGCTTGCTGGTGCGGCTGCAGCGGCTGCTGGCGCCCGAACCGGCCGCGCTGTTTCGCCTGCTGCAAGGCCCGCCGTCGTGGATGTCCGAGCCCGATGCGCAGGAGCTGCGCGGCTCGACCGAGGAGTTCTCGGTGGTGCTGCGCGACATGCAGGCGCTGCAGGAGCGCATCAAGCTGCTGCAGGAAGAGATCGCCGCCAACGTCAACGAGGACAACAACCGCAGCCTCTTCGTGCTGACGGTGGTGACGGTGCTGGCGCTGCCGATCAACATCCTGGCGGGTTTGTTCGGCATGAACGTGGGCGGCATTCCGCTCGCGGAGCACAAGCACGGCTTCTGGATCGTGGTGGCGATCGTGGCGAGCTTCACTGCCGTCGCCGCCTGGGCGGCTTTCCGCAAGAAGCGCTGA
- a CDS encoding 3',5'-nucleoside bisphosphate phosphatase, translated as MSSILNADLHCHSVVSDGTLTPEELAVRAAANGVELWALTDHDEVGGQHRAAAAARENGMRYLTGTEISVTFANETVHIVGLGFDPDDAAMTQGLYDTRGGRGKRAQEMSEGLAKVGIHGAYEGALKFVGNPELISRTHFARFLVEQGHCRDTSEVFRKYLTEGKPGYVPHRWASLKDAVHWITAAKGMAVIAHPGRYKFSANEEYALFLEFKAHGGRAIEVVTGSHTPAEYVEYADKALEFDFAASRGSDFHSPDESHCDLGKLPPLPGALTPVWELLGHRIQQ; from the coding sequence GTGTCCTCCATTCTCAATGCCGATCTTCACTGCCACTCCGTGGTCTCCGACGGCACACTGACGCCCGAAGAACTGGCAGTCCGCGCAGCCGCCAACGGGGTCGAGCTCTGGGCCCTCACCGACCACGACGAGGTCGGCGGCCAGCACCGCGCAGCGGCTGCAGCGCGCGAAAACGGCATGCGCTACCTCACCGGCACCGAGATCTCGGTGACCTTCGCAAACGAAACCGTGCACATCGTCGGCCTGGGCTTCGACCCCGACGACGCGGCGATGACGCAGGGCCTCTACGACACGCGCGGCGGCCGCGGCAAGCGCGCGCAGGAAATGTCCGAGGGGCTGGCCAAGGTCGGCATCCACGGCGCCTATGAAGGCGCGCTCAAGTTCGTCGGCAATCCCGAATTGATTTCGCGCACGCACTTCGCGCGCTTCCTGGTCGAGCAGGGGCACTGCCGCGACACCTCCGAGGTGTTCCGCAAGTACCTCACCGAAGGCAAGCCCGGCTACGTGCCGCACCGCTGGGCCTCGCTCAAGGACGCGGTGCACTGGATCACCGCTGCCAAGGGCATGGCCGTGATCGCGCACCCGGGCCGCTACAAGTTCTCGGCCAACGAGGAGTACGCGCTGTTCCTCGAGTTCAAGGCGCATGGCGGCCGGGCGATCGAGGTCGTCACCGGCAGCCACACCCCGGCCGAATATGTCGAGTACGCCGACAAGGCGCTCGAGTTCGATTTCGCCGCATCCCGCGGCAGCGATTTCCACAGCCCCGACGAGAGCCATTGCGATCTCGGCAAGCTGCCACCGTTGCCTGGCGCATTGACGCCGGTGTGGGAACTGCTCGGCCATCGCATCCAGCAGTGA
- a CDS encoding MFS transporter gives MTQSNPAASAASLSSQGVHGAVAAKPGPLALWVMLSGTFLVVLDFFIVNVALPSMQRELLASTATLQLVVAGYGLATAAGLITGGRLGDLFGRRRMFTLGLLLFTLASAACGVAPNAELLVAARVLQGLAGALLQPQVLAMIGLAYTGEDRARAFAAYGLTLGLGATLGQLVGGLLIHADLAGLGWRACFLINVPIGLLALALAPRVIPPLRNASTSRLDLVGMLLVAAGSVAVVLPLVEGREQGWPLWSWLCLAAALPLLAAFGFQQRRLAAAGGAPLVAPALLANRRFVMGLFTTLAFYVGNASLYFVLALYLQQGLALGPLTSGIVFTSLAIGFFATSMAGARIARRFGGEPPIALGALVLAAGHALQFVNVAGWPGHAHLIAWMVPVLLVQGAGLGMVMAPLVSTVLAGLPPQHAGVASGVLSMVQQASNALGVALIGILFYGRLGASTDVANHTAAFGVALVYLTASALLVAVLYRKLVR, from the coding sequence ATGACCCAGTCCAACCCCGCCGCTTCCGCGGCATCGCTTTCTTCCCAAGGCGTCCACGGCGCGGTCGCGGCGAAGCCCGGCCCGCTCGCCCTGTGGGTCATGCTCAGCGGCACCTTCCTGGTGGTGCTGGACTTCTTCATCGTCAACGTCGCGCTGCCCTCGATGCAGCGCGAGTTGCTCGCGAGCACTGCGACCTTGCAGCTGGTGGTGGCCGGCTACGGCCTGGCCACCGCCGCGGGCCTGATCACCGGCGGCCGGCTCGGCGATCTCTTCGGCCGGCGCCGCATGTTCACGCTCGGCCTCCTGCTGTTCACGCTGGCCTCGGCTGCCTGCGGCGTCGCGCCGAATGCCGAGTTGCTGGTGGCCGCCCGCGTGCTGCAGGGCCTGGCCGGTGCGCTGCTGCAACCGCAGGTGCTGGCGATGATCGGCCTGGCCTACACCGGCGAAGACCGTGCGCGCGCCTTCGCGGCCTATGGGCTCACGCTGGGCCTCGGCGCCACGCTGGGGCAACTGGTGGGCGGGCTGCTGATCCATGCCGACCTGGCGGGGCTGGGCTGGCGCGCCTGCTTCCTCATCAACGTGCCCATCGGTCTCCTGGCATTGGCGCTGGCGCCGCGTGTCATTCCGCCGCTCAGGAACGCAAGCACCAGCAGGCTCGACCTGGTCGGCATGCTGCTCGTTGCAGCGGGTTCCGTCGCGGTGGTGCTGCCACTGGTGGAAGGGCGCGAGCAGGGCTGGCCGCTGTGGAGCTGGCTGTGCCTTGCGGCCGCGCTGCCGCTCTTGGCCGCCTTTGGGTTCCAGCAGCGCCGACTCGCCGCGGCAGGTGGCGCGCCGCTGGTGGCGCCCGCGCTGCTCGCGAACCGCCGCTTCGTCATGGGGCTGTTCACCACGCTGGCCTTCTACGTCGGCAATGCGTCGCTGTACTTCGTGCTGGCGCTCTACCTGCAGCAGGGCCTCGCGCTGGGGCCGCTGACCTCGGGCATCGTCTTCACGTCATTGGCGATCGGCTTCTTCGCGACCTCGATGGCCGGCGCGCGCATCGCACGCCGCTTCGGCGGCGAGCCGCCCATTGCCCTCGGCGCGCTCGTGCTGGCTGCGGGGCATGCGCTGCAGTTCGTCAACGTCGCGGGATGGCCTGGCCATGCGCACCTGATCGCCTGGATGGTCCCGGTGTTGCTGGTGCAGGGCGCGGGGCTCGGCATGGTCATGGCGCCGTTGGTGTCCACCGTGCTGGCCGGGCTGCCGCCGCAGCATGCGGGCGTGGCGTCGGGTGTGCTGTCGATGGTGCAGCAGGCGAGCAACGCACTGGGGGTGGCGCTGATCGGCATCCTGTTCTACGGGCGGCTCGGCGCTTCGACCGACGTGGCGAACCACACCGCTGCGTTCGGCGTTGCACTGGTTTATCTGACGGCCTCGGCGTTGCTGGTGGCCGTGCTGTATCGCAAACTCGTGCGGTAG
- the ppk2 gene encoding polyphosphate kinase 2: MLTSALPDHEDLMQRIARDLIDSYDEELELEIEDRNIDGLDPASATSTSADKAARQAYFKELFRLQGELVKLQDWVQHSKQKVVILFEGRDAAGKGGVIKRITQRLNPRVARVAALPAPNDRERTQWYFQRYAAHLPAAGEMVLFDRSWYNRAGVERVMGFCSDDEYEEFFRTVPEFEKMLVRSGIKLIKYWFSITDDEQHMRFLGRIHDPLKQWKLSPMDLESRRRWEEYTKAKEIMLERTHIPEAPWWVVQAVDKKKARLNCISHLLGQLPYQEVAHPPIALPERVRHDDYLRQPVPANMIVPEIY; encoded by the coding sequence ATGCTGACGAGCGCCCTTCCAGACCACGAAGACCTGATGCAACGCATCGCCCGCGACCTGATCGACAGCTACGACGAAGAGCTCGAGCTGGAGATCGAAGACCGCAACATCGACGGCCTTGATCCGGCCTCGGCAACGTCGACGTCCGCCGACAAGGCGGCCCGGCAGGCCTATTTCAAGGAACTCTTTCGCCTGCAGGGCGAGCTGGTCAAGCTGCAGGACTGGGTCCAGCACAGCAAGCAGAAGGTCGTCATCCTGTTCGAAGGCCGCGATGCGGCGGGCAAGGGCGGCGTCATCAAGCGCATCACCCAGCGCCTGAACCCGCGCGTGGCCCGCGTGGCCGCGCTGCCCGCGCCCAACGACCGCGAACGCACGCAGTGGTACTTCCAGCGCTATGCCGCGCACCTGCCGGCCGCCGGCGAGATGGTGCTGTTCGACCGCAGCTGGTACAACCGCGCCGGCGTCGAGCGCGTGATGGGCTTCTGCTCCGACGACGAGTACGAGGAGTTCTTCCGCACCGTGCCCGAGTTCGAGAAGATGCTCGTGCGCTCGGGCATCAAGCTCATCAAGTACTGGTTCTCCATCACCGACGACGAGCAGCACATGCGCTTCCTCGGCCGCATCCACGATCCGCTCAAGCAGTGGAAGCTGAGCCCCATGGACCTGGAGAGCCGCCGCCGCTGGGAGGAATACACCAAGGCGAAGGAAATCATGCTGGAGCGCACCCACATCCCCGAGGCTCCGTGGTGGGTGGTGCAGGCGGTCGACAAGAAGAAGGCGCGCCTGAACTGCATCAGCCACCTGCTGGGCCAGCTGCCCTACCAGGAAGTGGCGCATCCGCCGATCGCGTTGCCCGAGCGCGTGCGGCATGACGATTACCTGCGTCAGCCCGTACCCGCCAACATGATCGTCCCCGAGATCTATTGA
- a CDS encoding DMT family transporter, translated as MSQSPGPGIDSAASAALANARTAQQRSRNKESERILAGIGMVIVAVACFSTLDTATKASTAGVPILMGVWFRYAFQAVATTAVLLPLHGTALLRTQHPRYQLLRGALLLVSSTLSFLSLRYMPLAEFTSIVLIAPLVITLLAATTLKEYVSPLRWSLVAGGFIGTLVILRPGGDAFSWAILLPIGLVLTNACFQVLTSKLAQTENPLTMHFYTGWVGALIASLALPFAWTALPSWEWWALLCLMGFMGTVGHFILILAYQRAPASTLTPYLYAQIAFAMLGGWLVFSQVPDRYSLIGISMIAVCGAAGAWLTVRERRVPIEPAES; from the coding sequence GTGAGCCAGAGCCCCGGGCCCGGCATCGACAGCGCGGCCAGCGCTGCGCTGGCGAATGCACGCACCGCGCAACAGCGCAGCCGCAACAAGGAATCCGAACGCATCCTCGCGGGCATCGGCATGGTGATCGTCGCCGTGGCCTGCTTCTCCACGCTCGACACAGCCACCAAGGCATCGACCGCCGGCGTGCCGATCCTCATGGGCGTGTGGTTCCGCTATGCCTTCCAGGCCGTCGCCACCACGGCGGTGCTGCTGCCGCTGCACGGCACGGCATTGCTGCGCACCCAACATCCGCGCTACCAGTTGCTGCGCGGCGCGCTGCTGCTGGTGTCGAGCACACTGTCGTTCCTGAGCCTGCGCTACATGCCGCTGGCCGAGTTCACCTCGATCGTGCTGATCGCGCCGCTGGTGATCACGCTGCTCGCGGCGACCACGCTCAAGGAGTACGTCTCGCCGCTGCGCTGGTCGCTGGTGGCCGGCGGCTTCATCGGCACGCTGGTGATCCTGCGGCCGGGCGGCGATGCGTTCAGCTGGGCCATCCTTCTGCCTATCGGGTTGGTGCTGACCAACGCCTGTTTCCAGGTGCTCACCAGCAAGCTCGCGCAGACCGAGAACCCGCTCACGATGCATTTCTATACAGGCTGGGTCGGTGCACTCATCGCCTCGCTCGCGCTGCCCTTCGCCTGGACCGCCCTGCCCTCCTGGGAATGGTGGGCGCTGCTGTGCCTCATGGGGTTCATGGGCACGGTGGGTCACTTCATATTGATCCTCGCGTACCAGCGTGCGCCGGCCTCCACCCTCACGCCGTACCTCTATGCGCAGATCGCCTTTGCCATGCTGGGCGGCTGGCTTGTCTTTTCCCAAGTGCCCGACCGTTACTCGCTCATCGGCATTTCGATGATCGCGGTCTGCGGCGCGGCCGGCGCGTGGCTCACGGTGCGAGAGCGCCGCGTGCCCATCGAACCGGCGGAATCCTGA
- a CDS encoding AraC family transcriptional regulator: MARDWTVEALAAAASLSRSAFAQRFRERVGQAPLEYLTQWRMFKAGNMLGQGNAALGTIAGAVGYESEAAFSKAFKREKGMAPGAWRVAARESAAA; the protein is encoded by the coding sequence ATGGCGCGCGACTGGACGGTGGAAGCACTGGCCGCCGCCGCGAGCCTGTCGCGCTCGGCCTTCGCGCAGCGCTTTCGCGAGCGCGTGGGCCAGGCGCCGCTGGAGTACCTCACGCAGTGGCGCATGTTCAAGGCCGGCAACATGCTGGGCCAGGGCAATGCGGCGCTGGGCACCATCGCCGGCGCGGTGGGCTATGAATCGGAAGCCGCGTTCAGCAAGGCCTTCAAGCGCGAGAAGGGCATGGCGCCCGGTGCGTGGCGCGTGGCGGCGCGCGAAAGCGCCGCGGCCTGA
- a CDS encoding PHB depolymerase family esterase, whose amino-acid sequence MARRSTASVFARAYERNLKALTRITLSNSKRVAGQVQRATAKRLKPPPGKGDWLSGVAIGAGGARGYHLFRPADLQLKPGEKLPLMVMLHGCGQTGRDFAASTRMNALAVRQRFLVLYPEQDRLAHPQGCWNWYERRSGKADAEAATLMAAVDQACMLYPVDRERVALAGLSAGASMAALLATRYPQRFRAVVMHSGVAPGAAKSSATALGAMRGQNVPPMPVTAVGKAMGAAAVFATLPPMLVLHGDADAVVAPSNAVNSAAVWATAMGARPGVARDVQRGKRRPMRVTDFKRKGRTVVSLCEIAGLGHAWSGGASKLLFSDAAGPDATRMTWAFATTQFRHAAKVA is encoded by the coding sequence ATGGCCCGTCGTTCCACCGCTTCCGTCTTCGCCCGCGCCTACGAGCGCAACCTGAAGGCGCTCACCAGGATCACGCTGAGCAACAGCAAGCGCGTGGCGGGCCAGGTGCAGCGCGCAACGGCCAAGCGGCTCAAGCCGCCGCCCGGCAAGGGCGACTGGCTCAGCGGCGTGGCGATCGGTGCGGGCGGCGCGCGCGGCTATCACCTGTTTCGCCCGGCCGACCTGCAACTCAAGCCCGGCGAGAAGCTGCCGCTCATGGTCATGCTGCACGGCTGCGGCCAGACCGGGCGCGACTTCGCGGCCAGCACGCGCATGAATGCGCTGGCCGTGCGACAACGCTTCCTCGTGCTCTACCCTGAACAAGATCGCCTCGCCCATCCCCAAGGCTGCTGGAACTGGTACGAGCGCCGCTCCGGCAAGGCCGACGCCGAGGCCGCGACGCTGATGGCCGCGGTCGACCAGGCCTGCATGCTCTATCCGGTCGACCGCGAGCGCGTCGCGCTGGCCGGCCTCTCGGCCGGCGCCAGCATGGCGGCGCTGCTGGCCACGCGCTATCCGCAGCGCTTCCGCGCCGTCGTCATGCACTCGGGCGTGGCGCCCGGCGCCGCGAAGTCGTCGGCCACCGCGCTCGGCGCGATGCGCGGCCAGAACGTACCGCCGATGCCCGTCACCGCGGTCGGCAAGGCGATGGGTGCAGCGGCCGTCTTCGCGACCCTGCCGCCGATGCTCGTGCTGCACGGCGACGCCGATGCCGTGGTCGCGCCCAGCAATGCCGTCAACAGCGCGGCCGTGTGGGCCACGGCCATGGGCGCACGGCCCGGCGTGGCGCGCGATGTGCAGCGCGGCAAGCGCCGCCCGATGCGCGTGACCGACTTCAAGCGCAAGGGCCGCACCGTGGTCTCGCTGTGCGAGATCGCGGGGCTGGGGCATGCGTGGAGCGGCGGTGCATCGAAGCTGCTGTTCAGCGATGCGGCCGGGCCCGATGCCACGCGCATGACCTGGGCCTTTGCGACCACGCAGTTCAGGCACGCGGCCAAGGTGGCCTGA
- a CDS encoding L-threonylcarbamoyladenylate synthase yields the protein MAQYFEVHPENPQQRLLKQAVTLLARGEIVAVPTDSSYALACHLDDKDAVDQLRRIRQVDEKHHLTLLCRDLSELANYARVDNKQYRLLKAATPGPYTFLLEATKEVPRRVSHPQRKTIGLRVPDHKVLLELLALHGAPLLATTLIAPGETEALNDAATIRERFEKQIGAVIDAGACPSQPTTVVDLTPMGTGDDPVVVRQGRGALAVLGL from the coding sequence ATGGCCCAGTACTTCGAAGTCCATCCCGAGAACCCGCAGCAGCGGCTGCTCAAGCAGGCCGTGACGCTGCTCGCGCGCGGCGAGATCGTGGCCGTGCCCACCGACTCCAGCTACGCGCTTGCGTGCCACCTGGACGACAAGGACGCGGTCGACCAGCTGCGACGCATCCGCCAGGTCGACGAGAAGCATCACCTGACGCTGCTGTGCCGCGACCTGAGCGAGCTGGCCAACTACGCGCGCGTCGACAACAAGCAATACCGTTTGCTGAAGGCCGCAACGCCCGGCCCCTACACCTTCCTGCTCGAAGCGACGAAGGAAGTGCCGCGCCGCGTGAGCCATCCGCAGCGCAAGACCATCGGCCTGCGCGTGCCCGACCACAAGGTGCTGCTGGAGTTGCTCGCGCTGCACGGCGCACCGCTGCTGGCCACCACGCTGATCGCACCGGGCGAGACCGAAGCGCTCAACGACGCCGCGACCATCCGCGAACGCTTCGAAAAGCAGATCGGCGCGGTCATCGATGCCGGCGCCTGCCCTTCGCAGCCGACCACCGTGGTCGACCTCACGCCCATGGGAACGGGCGACGATCCGGTCGTGGTGCGGCAGGGACGCGGGGCGCTCGCGGTGCTCGGTCTCTGA
- a CDS encoding inorganic phosphate transporter → MPAAPTAAHRPKLDAKPGPITLITFVGLLAAGLLFTAWSLVGDVTASGAPMTTWVPYILLGVALLIALGFEFVNGFHDTANAVATVIYTHSLPPNFAVVWSGFFNFLGVLVSSGAVAFGIIALLPVELILQVGSGAGFAMVFALLIAAIIWNLGTWWLGLPASSSHTLIGSIIGVGVANALMHGRDGTSGVDWAQATKVGYSLLLSPMVGFGCAALLLLALRAFVKNRALYEEPKGSEPPPWWIRGLLILTCTGVSFAHGSNDGQKGMGLIMLILVGTVPMAYALNRAMPANETVKFVAVAEMAQTALNRSVPTSLPALQPTAARDTLSTYVRTREFDDKVVPALAATAGSIGQQVREHGSLAAVPAEAVANVRNDMYLASEAIRHLDKSGAAKFDDETKLRVNAFRQELDTATRFIPLWVKIAVAIALGLGTMIGWKRIVVTVGEKIGKTHLSYAQGASAEVVAMITIGAADMYGLPVSTTHVLSSGVAGTMTASGSGLQMSTLRNLALAWVLTLPVAMLLSGSLYWLFTRLF, encoded by the coding sequence ATGCCGGCCGCGCCCACCGCGGCGCACCGGCCCAAGCTCGACGCCAAGCCCGGTCCGATCACGCTGATCACTTTCGTGGGCCTGCTGGCCGCGGGCCTGCTCTTCACCGCATGGAGCCTGGTGGGCGACGTCACCGCCTCGGGCGCGCCCATGACGACCTGGGTGCCCTATATCTTGTTGGGCGTGGCGCTCTTGATTGCGCTGGGCTTCGAGTTCGTCAACGGCTTCCACGACACGGCCAATGCGGTGGCCACGGTGATCTATACGCACTCGCTGCCGCCCAACTTCGCAGTGGTGTGGTCGGGCTTCTTCAATTTCCTGGGCGTGCTGGTGTCCAGCGGCGCGGTGGCCTTCGGCATCATCGCGCTGCTCCCCGTGGAGCTGATCCTGCAGGTGGGCTCGGGCGCGGGCTTCGCGATGGTGTTCGCGTTGCTGATCGCCGCGATCATCTGGAACCTTGGCACCTGGTGGCTCGGGCTGCCGGCGTCTTCGTCGCACACGCTGATCGGCTCGATCATCGGCGTGGGCGTTGCCAACGCGCTGATGCATGGGCGCGACGGCACCAGCGGTGTCGACTGGGCGCAGGCCACCAAGGTGGGCTATTCGCTGCTGCTCTCGCCGATGGTGGGCTTCGGCTGCGCCGCGCTGCTGCTGCTCGCATTGCGCGCCTTCGTGAAGAACCGCGCGCTGTATGAAGAACCCAAGGGCAGCGAGCCGCCGCCGTGGTGGATCCGCGGCCTGCTGATCCTGACCTGCACCGGCGTGTCGTTCGCGCACGGCTCCAACGACGGACAAAAGGGCATGGGCCTGATCATGCTGATCCTGGTCGGCACGGTGCCGATGGCGTACGCGCTGAACCGCGCGATGCCCGCCAACGAGACGGTGAAGTTCGTGGCCGTGGCCGAGATGGCGCAGACCGCGCTGAACCGCAGCGTGCCGACTTCGCTGCCCGCGCTGCAACCCACCGCAGCGCGCGACACGCTCTCCACCTATGTGCGCACCCGCGAGTTCGACGACAAGGTCGTGCCCGCACTGGCCGCGACCGCCGGCAGCATCGGGCAGCAGGTGCGCGAGCACGGTTCGCTCGCCGCGGTGCCGGCCGAGGCCGTCGCCAATGTGCGCAACGACATGTACCTGGCTTCGGAAGCCATTCGCCACCTCGACAAGAGCGGCGCCGCGAAGTTCGACGACGAGACCAAGCTGCGCGTCAACGCTTTCCGCCAGGAGCTGGACACCGCGACGCGCTTCATCCCACTGTGGGTCAAGATCGCCGTGGCCATCGCGCTCGGCCTGGGCACGATGATCGGCTGGAAGCGCATCGTCGTCACCGTGGGCGAGAAGATCGGCAAGACGCACCTGAGCTACGCACAGGGCGCATCGGCCGAGGTGGTGGCGATGATCACCATCGGCGCGGCCGACATGTACGGCCTTCCGGTCTCGACCACGCACGTGCTCTCCTCCGGCGTGGCCGGCACGATGACGGCCAGCGGCTCGGGCCTGCAGATGTCCACGCTGCGCAACCTCGCGCTGGCCTGGGTGCTGACGCTGCCGGTGGCCATGCTGCTGTCGGGCTCGCTCTACTGGCTCTTCACCCGTCTTTTCTGA
- a CDS encoding site-2 protease family protein: MDISNLIQTVLIYALPVIFAITVHEAAHGYVARHFGDNTAESMGRVTLNPMKHIDPIGTILMPLMLYFATSGAFLFGYAKPVPVNFGRLRHPKRDMIWVALAGPVSNFIQAILWALLLVVLIAAGSDGKNFFVLMAQGGILVNLVMWAFNLFPLPPLDGGRVLAGLLPSGPAQNFLARIEPYGFFIVMALVLAGVVSTFWLRPLMDVGYFVINLIITPLKALLL, translated from the coding sequence GTGGATATTTCCAATCTCATACAGACCGTTCTCATCTACGCACTGCCCGTGATCTTCGCGATCACCGTGCACGAGGCGGCCCACGGCTATGTGGCTCGCCACTTCGGCGACAACACCGCCGAGTCGATGGGCCGGGTCACCCTCAATCCGATGAAGCACATCGACCCCATCGGGACCATCCTGATGCCGTTGATGCTGTACTTCGCGACCTCGGGCGCCTTCCTGTTCGGCTATGCGAAGCCGGTACCAGTGAACTTCGGACGGCTGCGTCATCCCAAGCGCGACATGATCTGGGTGGCGCTCGCGGGGCCCGTGTCGAACTTCATTCAGGCCATCCTCTGGGCATTGCTGCTGGTGGTGCTCATTGCAGCCGGCTCCGACGGTAAGAATTTCTTCGTCCTGATGGCGCAAGGCGGCATCCTGGTCAACCTCGTGATGTGGGCCTTCAATCTGTTTCCGCTGCCCCCGCTCGACGGCGGCCGCGTGCTGGCCGGGCTGCTGCCCAGCGGGCCCGCGCAGAATTTCCTCGCGCGCATCGAGCCCTATGGTTTCTTCATCGTGATGGCACTGGTGCTCGCCGGCGTCGTCAGCACCTTCTGGCTGCGCCCGCTGATGGACGTCGGCTACTTCGTCATCAACCTCATCATCACGCCGCTCAAGGCATTGCTGCTCTAA